In Candidatus Roseilinea sp., one DNA window encodes the following:
- the malT gene encoding helix-turn-helix transcriptional regulator, with protein sequence MFILLTTKLHIPPLRSKHVLRPRLIERLSESAHRKLILVSAPAGFGKTTLVSEWVAGSQRPVAWLSLDENDNDPARFLTYLIAALQQIQPDIGQAVSRTLQIPQPPPVEATLTALLNDIAGITTPFTLVLDDYHVITAQAIDEALTFWLENAPPQMGLIIATREDPGLPLHRLRARDQLTELRAADLRFTPAEAASFLTQVMGLRLSAEDIATLEARTEGWIAGLQLAALSMQGVVDADITQFIQTFAGSHRFILDYLLEEVLHKQPEPVQHFLLHTSILDRLCGPLCDVLLDAPAGSGQRTLESLEQANLFIIPLDAERRWYRYHHLFADLLRQRLTQLEPAATINALHLRASQWHEDNGYDLEAFRHAAAAGDVDRAERLIDGKGIPLHLRGAAMTILNWLASLPEATLNARPALWWRHAALLLVNGQTTGVEEKLDAAERAVQGMAPDDNTRNLIGRIAAARATLALTRYQPDVMIAQARRALDYLSDDYLSTRANAHWTMGYAHFLRKDYAASRRAFSDGIALGQAGNAIFSTLLATTGLGNVQEVDNQLHQAADTFRQVLRWAGDQPLQIVYDAHLGLARLNYEWNDLDAAQKHGEQSLHLARQYDRVIDRFIVCEVFLARLTLARGNVDEAAEMLTHTYQTARQKNFALRIPEVVAAQVPVLLRQGRYDEALRLAQSHALPLSEAQAHLAMGDSASALALLDSLYEQADAGNWADERLNIMAWQTVALHALGERDRAAQRLSGALALAEPEGFIRLFVDKGEPMRQMLVTASAQGVMPDYVAKLLAAFEAEPHPSDNPSPQPLPEPLSPRELEVLRLIAQGLSNQDIGARLFLALDTVKGHNRRIFEKLGVQRRTEAVARARALGLL encoded by the coding sequence ATGTTCATCCTGCTGACGACTAAACTGCACATCCCACCGCTTCGGTCGAAGCACGTACTGCGGCCCCGGTTGATCGAGCGGCTGAGCGAAAGCGCACATCGCAAGCTCATCCTCGTCTCCGCCCCGGCCGGCTTTGGCAAAACGACCCTGGTAAGCGAATGGGTTGCCGGCAGCCAACGCCCTGTTGCCTGGCTGTCGTTGGACGAAAACGACAACGACCCGGCCCGCTTCCTGACCTATCTCATCGCCGCGCTGCAACAAATTCAGCCGGACATTGGGCAAGCGGTGTCGCGCACGCTTCAGATCCCGCAGCCGCCGCCCGTCGAAGCCACGCTGACCGCGCTGCTCAACGACATTGCGGGCATCACCACTCCGTTCACACTCGTGCTGGATGACTACCACGTCATCACCGCTCAGGCCATTGATGAGGCGCTGACCTTTTGGCTGGAGAACGCGCCGCCGCAGATGGGCCTGATCATCGCCACGCGCGAGGATCCGGGCCTGCCCTTGCACCGGCTGCGCGCCCGCGACCAATTGACCGAGCTGCGCGCGGCCGACCTGCGCTTCACGCCCGCAGAAGCCGCCAGCTTTCTGACGCAGGTCATGGGGTTGCGACTGTCGGCGGAGGACATCGCCACGTTGGAGGCGCGCACCGAAGGTTGGATCGCCGGCCTGCAACTCGCCGCCTTGTCCATGCAGGGCGTGGTCGACGCCGACATCACCCAATTCATCCAGACTTTCGCAGGCAGCCATCGCTTCATCCTCGACTACCTGCTGGAAGAAGTGCTCCACAAGCAACCGGAGCCCGTGCAGCACTTCTTGTTGCACACGTCCATCCTCGACCGGCTGTGCGGCCCGCTGTGCGATGTACTGCTGGACGCGCCGGCAGGCTCAGGGCAGAGGACGCTCGAATCGCTCGAACAGGCCAACCTGTTCATCATCCCGCTCGACGCCGAGCGGCGCTGGTATCGCTATCACCACCTGTTCGCCGACCTGTTGCGGCAGCGGCTTACGCAGCTCGAACCAGCGGCCACCATCAACGCCCTGCACCTGCGCGCCAGCCAGTGGCACGAGGACAACGGCTACGATCTGGAAGCTTTTCGTCACGCCGCTGCCGCAGGCGATGTGGATCGCGCTGAGCGCTTGATTGACGGCAAAGGCATTCCCCTGCATCTGCGCGGCGCGGCGATGACCATCTTGAACTGGCTGGCGTCGTTGCCGGAGGCGACGCTCAACGCCAGGCCCGCGTTGTGGTGGCGGCACGCGGCGTTGTTGCTCGTCAACGGGCAAACGACCGGTGTGGAAGAGAAACTCGACGCTGCCGAAAGGGCCGTGCAGGGCATGGCGCCGGATGACAACACCCGCAACCTGATCGGCCGCATCGCAGCGGCGCGCGCCACGCTGGCGCTCACGCGCTACCAGCCCGACGTCATGATTGCGCAGGCGCGCCGCGCGCTGGACTATTTGTCCGACGACTACCTGTCCACGCGCGCCAACGCGCACTGGACGATGGGCTACGCCCACTTTCTGCGCAAGGACTACGCCGCCTCGCGCCGGGCGTTTTCGGATGGCATCGCGCTGGGGCAAGCCGGCAACGCCATCTTCTCCACGCTTCTGGCGACCACGGGTCTGGGCAACGTGCAGGAGGTGGACAACCAACTGCACCAGGCCGCCGACACGTTTCGGCAAGTCCTGCGATGGGCCGGCGATCAGCCACTGCAAATCGTCTACGACGCGCACCTGGGCCTGGCGCGGCTGAACTACGAGTGGAACGACCTCGACGCCGCCCAAAAGCATGGCGAACAAAGCCTGCACCTGGCGCGGCAATACGACCGGGTGATTGACCGCTTCATCGTGTGCGAAGTGTTCCTGGCCCGGTTGACGCTGGCGCGCGGCAACGTAGACGAGGCCGCCGAGATGCTGACGCACACCTATCAAACCGCGCGCCAGAAGAATTTCGCGCTGCGCATCCCCGAGGTGGTCGCTGCGCAAGTGCCCGTGTTGCTGCGCCAGGGGCGCTACGATGAGGCGCTGCGCCTGGCCCAATCGCACGCCCTGCCACTCAGCGAGGCGCAGGCGCATTTGGCGATGGGCGACAGCGCGTCGGCGCTCGCGCTGTTGGACAGCTTGTATGAACAGGCCGACGCCGGGAACTGGGCCGACGAACGGCTCAACATCATGGCATGGCAGACCGTCGCGCTGCATGCGCTGGGCGAACGCGATCGCGCAGCACAGCGATTGAGCGGTGCGCTGGCGCTGGCCGAGCCGGAAGGCTTCATCCGCCTGTTCGTGGACAAGGGCGAGCCGATGCGGCAAATGCTCGTCACTGCTTCGGCGCAAGGCGTCATGCCGGATTACGTCGCCAAGCTGCTGGCCGCGTTTGAGGCAGAGCCGCACCCCAGCGACAACCCCTCTCCTCAGCCCCTCCCCGAACCGCTCAGCCCGCGCGAGCTGGAAGTCTTGCGGCTGATCGCGCAAGGCTTATCCAACCAGGACATCGGCGCACGGTTGTTCCTCGCCCTGGACACGGTCAAGGGACACAACCGCCGGATCTTCGAGAAGCTCGGCGTGCAGCGGCGTACCGAGGCCGTCGCCCGCGCCCGCGCGCTGGGGCTGCTGTAA
- the glnS gene encoding glutamine--tRNA ligase gives MTVTPIVQTSDFIRTAVREDLASGRFTYVRTRFPPEPNGYLHIGHAKAMAVDFEIAREFGGTCNLRFDDTNPTKEEQEYVDAIIEDVRWLGYQWDGLFFASDYFEQLYAYAVKLIKKGKAYVCDLSPDEIREYRGTLTQPGRESPWRNRSVEENLDLFARMRAGEFPEGSRTLRAKIDMASGNINMRDPVMYRIIHASHHRTGDKWCIYPMYDFAHGQSDSIEGITHSLCSLEYEDHRPLYEWFLRELEIFAPRQIEFARLNLSYTVLSKRKLLQLVKEGHVRGWDDPRMPTLRGLRRRGYTPSAIRDFCARIGVAKADSVVDIAMLEHSLRDELNKTAPRVMAVLRPLRVVIENYPAEQTEMLEAINNPEDPSAGTRQVPFGRVLYIEQDDFMENPPPKFYRLAPGREVRLRYGYFVKCVDVVKDAAGNVIELRCTYDPATRGGNAPDGRKVKATIHWVSAAHALPIEARLYDHLFTRPDPDDVEEGESFLSYLNPKSLEVVQGFAEPSVAGSPVGKHYQFERLGYFVVDPDSTSDRLIFNRAVGLKDAWAKVAGQG, from the coding sequence ATGACTGTTACCCCGATCGTCCAGACGTCCGACTTTATCCGCACTGCCGTGCGCGAGGACCTCGCGTCCGGTCGCTTCACGTATGTCCGCACGCGCTTCCCGCCGGAGCCGAACGGCTATCTGCACATCGGCCATGCCAAAGCGATGGCCGTAGATTTCGAGATCGCCCGCGAGTTCGGCGGCACGTGCAACCTGCGCTTCGACGACACCAATCCAACCAAAGAAGAGCAGGAGTATGTGGATGCCATCATCGAGGATGTGCGCTGGTTAGGCTATCAGTGGGATGGGCTGTTCTTCGCCAGCGACTACTTCGAGCAGCTCTACGCGTATGCCGTCAAGCTGATCAAGAAGGGCAAGGCGTATGTGTGCGATCTGTCGCCGGACGAGATCCGCGAATATCGCGGCACGCTGACTCAGCCGGGCCGCGAGAGCCCGTGGCGCAACCGCAGCGTCGAAGAGAACCTCGACCTATTTGCTCGCATGCGCGCCGGCGAGTTCCCTGAGGGCAGCCGTACCCTGCGCGCCAAGATTGACATGGCCTCCGGCAACATCAACATGCGCGATCCGGTGATGTATCGCATCATCCACGCCAGCCATCACCGCACCGGCGACAAATGGTGCATCTACCCGATGTACGACTTCGCCCATGGCCAGAGCGACAGCATCGAAGGCATCACCCATTCGTTGTGTTCGCTGGAGTACGAGGACCATCGCCCGCTTTACGAGTGGTTCCTGCGCGAGCTGGAGATCTTCGCGCCGCGGCAGATCGAGTTCGCCCGGCTGAACCTGAGCTACACCGTGCTGAGCAAGCGCAAGCTGCTGCAGTTGGTGAAAGAAGGTCATGTGCGCGGCTGGGACGACCCGCGCATGCCCACCCTGCGCGGCCTGCGCCGGCGCGGCTATACGCCCTCCGCCATCCGCGATTTCTGCGCCCGCATCGGCGTCGCCAAGGCCGACAGCGTGGTAGACATCGCCATGCTCGAACATAGCCTGCGCGATGAGCTGAACAAGACCGCGCCGCGCGTGATGGCCGTGCTGCGCCCGCTGCGCGTGGTGATCGAGAACTATCCGGCCGAGCAGACCGAAATGCTGGAGGCGATCAACAATCCTGAGGACCCCTCCGCCGGCACACGGCAAGTGCCCTTTGGTCGCGTGCTCTACATCGAGCAGGATGACTTCATGGAAAACCCGCCGCCGAAGTTCTACCGGCTCGCGCCCGGCCGCGAAGTGCGCCTGCGCTACGGCTACTTCGTCAAGTGCGTGGACGTAGTGAAGGATGCCGCCGGCAACGTGATCGAGCTGCGCTGCACCTATGACCCGGCGACACGCGGCGGCAACGCGCCGGACGGCCGCAAGGTCAAGGCCACCATCCACTGGGTGAGCGCGGCGCATGCCCTGCCGATCGAAGCCCGGCTATACGACCATCTGTTCACCCGCCCCGACCCGGATGACGTGGAAGAGGGCGAGAGCTTCCTGAGCTATCTCAACCCGAAGTCGCTGGAAGTGGTACAGGGGTTCGCCGAGCCCAGCGTCGCCGGCTCGCCTGTGGGCAAGCACTATCAGTTCGAGCGGCTGGGCTACTTCGTCGTTGACCCCGACTCGACGTCGGATCGGCTGATCTTCAACCGCGCCGTTGGCCTGAAGGACGCCTGGGCCAAAGTCGCCGGGCAGGGGTGA
- a CDS encoding multidrug ABC transporter permease: MLRLFRAYPVLLRAYWQLALEYRVQIVMWTLAGTYPLVMMAVWLNLARGGEINGFGPAQFVGYYLAVVWIRRITYIWVLDEIEERVRTGELSAYLLRPLGLAHMLFTQVVSVRFFNALLVGSVISAIILIIPGQQWVVTPANALAFCLVTPIGFLFEFFLQYIVGMLAFWTTQVYRIFDVFFFVKSLLGGFVVPLALMPPALQAIAKWLPFQSSIALPAEILIGQATPERVLSGALVSLAWVIGMASFSRWLWGRGLRSYSAVGA; encoded by the coding sequence ATGCTGCGATTGTTCCGCGCATATCCCGTCTTGCTGCGTGCCTACTGGCAGTTGGCGCTCGAGTACCGCGTTCAGATCGTCATGTGGACGCTGGCCGGCACCTATCCGTTGGTGATGATGGCAGTGTGGTTGAACCTGGCGCGGGGCGGCGAGATCAATGGCTTCGGGCCGGCTCAGTTCGTGGGCTATTACCTGGCGGTGGTGTGGATTCGTCGCATCACCTACATCTGGGTATTGGACGAGATCGAGGAGCGAGTGCGCACCGGCGAACTGTCGGCTTACTTGCTGCGCCCGCTCGGCCTGGCACACATGCTCTTCACACAGGTCGTGTCGGTGCGTTTCTTCAATGCGTTGCTGGTCGGCAGCGTCATCAGTGCGATCATCCTGATCATTCCCGGTCAACAGTGGGTGGTGACGCCGGCCAATGCGCTGGCCTTTTGCCTGGTCACGCCCATCGGCTTCTTGTTCGAGTTCTTCCTGCAATACATCGTCGGCATGCTGGCGTTCTGGACGACGCAGGTCTATCGCATCTTCGACGTGTTCTTCTTCGTCAAGTCGCTCTTAGGCGGGTTTGTGGTGCCGCTGGCGCTGATGCCGCCGGCGCTGCAGGCGATCGCAAAGTGGCTACCGTTCCAGAGCAGCATCGCTCTGCCGGCCGAGATCTTGATCGGCCAGGCGACGCCGGAGCGCGTCCTGAGCGGCGCGTTGGTATCGCTGGCTTGGGTCATCGGCATGGCGTCGTTCTCGCGCTGGCTGTGGGGTAGAGGGCTGCGCAGCTACAGCGCCGTGGGAGCGTGA
- a CDS encoding penicillin amidase, with the protein MKLLRNLLIAALIAILTVSLSAGGAFLYFTRRSFPQTSGMIKLTGLTGNVEVIRDAFGVPHIYADTPDDLFRAQGFVHAQDRFFQMEFWRRIGQGRLAELFGQSALEQDKFIRTIGWHRVAEAEVQMLEPDVLRVLQSYADGVNAYILPNADRLGFEFSVLGLIGRRWSPEPWTPVNTVTWGKAMSYNLGDNMDHELARLRLIERGGEALAQAVIPPYPEDMPVIVRSTDGSSGEEERRFTHLRHIAPNAATELYRIHKSVQRAIGLTHDAGIGSNNWVVSGARTTTGRPILANDPHLGIQMPSIWYINGLHCRVVNEACPYDVVGVTFPGVPGVVLGHNARIAWGVTNAGPDTQDLFIERPNPDNPDEFEFQGKFEPARIREERIFVAGQVEPIVIRVRETRHGPILNDVVEELEGREPLALQWAALQPGRLFKAVLMMNRAQNWEAFREALRHWDTPAQNFVYADVDGNIGYQLPGNIPIRKNGDGRAPVPGWTGEHEWIGSIPFDELPSAFNPPEGYIVTANNAIVDARRYPYLITTDWDHGYRAKRIAQMILAKDKLSVEDMRAMHFDAYSLFADEVLSSLEGVTLELDAGASAALSAMRGWDRTCNAESAGCAVFEVFWRELSRAVFADEVGEALAGDVLANGTHAQIALRNILADADAVWWDDVATTERETREQIIARALERAVRFLEERLGRDRAQWRWGNLHTLTFANQTLGRSGIALIERIFNRGPFPAPGSMGLVNAISGEPETFAVRSGPSWRAVYDVGDWDQSLGIHTTGQSGHAYHLHYDDMIPLWLKGESRPLLWTREAVERSGREKLTLTP; encoded by the coding sequence ATGAAATTGCTCCGTAATTTGCTCATCGCCGCGCTGATCGCCATCCTGACGGTTTCCCTTTCGGCCGGCGGGGCGTTCCTCTACTTCACCCGCCGATCCTTCCCCCAAACCAGCGGGATGATCAAACTGACCGGGCTGACCGGGAATGTAGAGGTCATCCGCGACGCGTTCGGCGTGCCGCACATCTACGCCGACACGCCCGACGATCTCTTCCGCGCGCAGGGCTTCGTGCACGCCCAAGATCGCTTCTTCCAGATGGAGTTCTGGCGACGCATCGGCCAGGGCCGTCTGGCCGAGCTGTTCGGTCAGAGCGCGCTGGAACAGGACAAATTCATTCGCACGATCGGCTGGCATCGTGTGGCAGAAGCAGAAGTGCAGATGCTCGAGCCGGACGTATTGCGCGTGCTGCAAAGTTACGCCGACGGCGTGAACGCTTACATCCTGCCCAACGCCGACCGGCTCGGTTTCGAGTTCAGCGTGCTGGGCCTGATCGGGCGACGTTGGTCGCCTGAGCCGTGGACGCCGGTGAACACCGTGACCTGGGGCAAGGCGATGAGCTACAACCTGGGCGACAACATGGACCATGAACTCGCGCGCCTGCGGCTGATCGAACGCGGCGGCGAAGCGCTGGCCCAGGCAGTCATCCCGCCCTACCCGGAAGATATGCCGGTCATCGTGCGCTCGACTGATGGGTCATCCGGAGAAGAGGAACGGCGCTTCACTCACTTGCGTCACATTGCTCCCAACGCCGCAACCGAGCTATATCGCATTCACAAGTCTGTCCAACGCGCCATTGGCCTAACCCACGACGCCGGCATCGGCAGCAACAACTGGGTGGTATCCGGCGCCCGCACCACAACCGGCCGGCCCATCTTGGCCAACGACCCGCACCTCGGCATCCAGATGCCTTCGATCTGGTATATCAACGGGCTGCATTGCCGCGTGGTCAATGAGGCTTGTCCGTATGATGTCGTGGGCGTGACCTTCCCCGGCGTCCCTGGCGTTGTGCTAGGGCACAACGCGCGCATCGCTTGGGGCGTCACCAACGCCGGACCTGACACGCAAGACCTCTTCATCGAGCGGCCCAACCCCGACAACCCGGACGAGTTCGAGTTCCAGGGCAAATTCGAACCGGCGCGCATCCGCGAGGAGCGCATCTTCGTCGCCGGCCAAGTGGAGCCGATCGTAATCCGGGTGCGCGAGACACGCCACGGGCCGATCCTCAACGACGTGGTGGAAGAACTCGAAGGGCGCGAGCCGTTGGCGCTGCAATGGGCAGCGCTACAACCCGGCCGGCTGTTCAAAGCGGTGCTGATGATGAACCGCGCACAGAATTGGGAGGCGTTTCGCGAGGCGCTGCGCCACTGGGACACACCGGCGCAGAACTTCGTGTATGCCGACGTGGACGGCAACATTGGCTACCAACTGCCCGGGAACATCCCCATCCGCAAGAACGGCGATGGCCGCGCCCCTGTGCCGGGATGGACCGGCGAGCACGAATGGATCGGCAGCATTCCCTTTGACGAGCTACCGTCCGCATTCAACCCGCCGGAGGGTTATATCGTCACGGCGAACAACGCCATCGTGGATGCGCGGCGCTATCCATATCTGATCACGACTGACTGGGATCACGGCTACCGCGCCAAGCGCATCGCGCAGATGATCCTGGCGAAAGACAAGCTGAGCGTCGAGGATATGCGCGCGATGCACTTCGACGCGTATTCGCTCTTTGCCGACGAGGTGTTGTCATCGCTCGAGGGCGTAACGCTCGAGCTAGACGCAGGAGCGTCGGCGGCGCTATCCGCGATGCGGGGATGGGATCGAACGTGCAACGCCGAGTCCGCCGGCTGCGCCGTCTTCGAGGTGTTTTGGCGTGAGCTGTCGCGCGCCGTGTTCGCCGACGAAGTCGGCGAAGCACTCGCCGGCGACGTGCTCGCCAACGGCACGCATGCCCAAATCGCCTTGCGCAACATCCTGGCCGACGCCGATGCGGTGTGGTGGGATGACGTAGCCACGACCGAGCGCGAGACGCGCGAGCAAATCATCGCGCGGGCGCTCGAACGCGCCGTCCGGTTTTTAGAAGAGCGGCTCGGACGAGATCGCGCGCAATGGCGCTGGGGAAATCTGCACACCCTCACATTCGCCAACCAGACGCTCGGCAGGAGTGGCATCGCGCTCATCGAGCGCATCTTCAACCGCGGGCCCTTTCCGGCGCCGGGCAGCATGGGACTCGTCAACGCGATAAGCGGAGAACCAGAAACATTCGCCGTGCGATCAGGGCCGTCCTGGCGGGCCGTTTACGACGTGGGCGACTGGGATCAATCACTCGGCATTCACACCACCGGTCAGAGTGGCCATGCCTATCACCTGCACTACGACGACATGATCCCGCTGTGGCTAAAAGGCGAGAGCAGGCCACTCCTCTGGACGCGCGAGGCCGTGGAACGCAGCGGGCGAGAGAAGCTGACGTTGACGCCGTAG
- a CDS encoding RNA methyltransferase has protein sequence MEAHCCEADVIAGLEPFACDEIAALGMHDVRAIRAGVIRFSAHTLRPLHDLKTVLAVYLLRRYEVPRPKALLGDQHLRALFTQIDAALGLMPRGAYRTFMLGAAGAGSAVMTRLKSAIAQHTGLREANEEGDLLIRVRPAPDFTPRLPTSEVNRESEIGSRQTTGWDVLVRLSPKPLATRAWRVCNVAGSLQATVAHAMVRLTQPAPDDVYLNLGCGSGTLLIERALAGPARRLIGCDTERQALACAQENIAAYLRSGRGTFELYDWDMRCLPLPDASVDVVTADLPFGHRVGSHDDNLALYPALLREAARVAKPGARCAFITAEMRLMERALAQTPSLWRLDSTFRVNLGGLRPAIFGLRRA, from the coding sequence GTGGAGGCGCATTGTTGTGAGGCCGATGTCATCGCCGGCCTGGAGCCATTCGCATGTGATGAGATCGCAGCGCTCGGCATGCATGATGTGCGCGCGATACGGGCCGGCGTGATCCGATTCTCCGCGCACACGCTTCGCCCGTTGCACGATCTCAAAACAGTCCTGGCGGTTTATCTGCTCCGGCGCTACGAGGTGCCCAGGCCGAAGGCGCTGTTGGGCGATCAACACCTGCGTGCGCTGTTTACGCAGATTGACGCTGCGCTCGGCCTGATGCCGCGAGGCGCGTATCGCACCTTCATGCTCGGCGCAGCCGGTGCCGGCTCGGCGGTGATGACCCGCCTGAAGTCGGCGATCGCACAGCACACCGGCCTGCGTGAAGCGAATGAAGAAGGCGACCTGCTGATCCGCGTCCGGCCGGCTCCGGACTTCACACCCCGCCTTCCGACTTCCGAGGTTAATCGGGAGTCGGAAATCGGGAGCAGGCAAACGACCGGCTGGGACGTGCTGGTGCGCCTCTCACCCAAGCCGCTTGCCACGCGCGCGTGGCGCGTCTGCAACGTTGCCGGCTCGCTGCAAGCGACCGTCGCTCATGCGATGGTGCGGTTGACCCAACCCGCGCCGGACGACGTGTACCTCAACCTAGGATGCGGCTCGGGGACGTTGCTGATCGAGCGTGCGCTGGCCGGCCCGGCGCGCCGGTTGATCGGCTGCGATACCGAGCGGCAAGCCCTCGCCTGCGCGCAAGAGAACATCGCGGCTTATTTGAGAAGTGGGCGCGGCACCTTCGAGTTGTACGACTGGGACATGCGCTGCTTGCCCTTGCCGGACGCGAGTGTGGATGTCGTCACCGCCGATCTTCCGTTCGGCCATCGCGTCGGGTCGCACGATGATAACCTTGCGCTCTATCCGGCCCTGCTGCGCGAGGCCGCGCGCGTGGCGAAGCCTGGAGCGCGCTGCGCCTTCATCACGGCGGAGATGCGGCTGATGGAACGTGCGCTCGCGCAAACGCCATCGCTGTGGCGGCTCGATTCGACGTTCCGCGTAAACTTGGGTGGGTTGCGACCGGCTATCTTTGGATTGAGGAGAGCATGA
- a CDS encoding alpha-amylase, translating into MRPWGRIWIAFAICAVALCACPAPPASPATPPTAPTLEATSPPAPTSAPYPQPTDAPTPTPRPTRPTPTPDRRPVIASPAWFNDATLYQVFLRSFYDSDGDGVGDLRGLQQKLDYIQSLGVNTIWMNPHYPSLTYHGYDVADYKAVNPQFGTLDDFKALVEEIKRRDMRLIVDFVANHTSKGHPFFRDAYGNPQSPYTKWFLFKDANNLSYSSFFGIADLPEWNHSNREVNAYLIDAAEFWLDLGVDGLRADYARGVERWFWEDLRRAVKAKNPDAVLLGEVWDGEPSTLQRYFDEGFDALFDFPWYLRLSGGENAVGKGVLNGMVDPLLLQQAYRAMLNLYPRGAQIVRFPSNHDTNRVASSVEGDPARMRLAAAASILTPGIPIIYYGEEIGMRGVKGPGPIYDEFRREPMDWYAGETGPGMTTWFKPANRNNRPNDGISVEEQDGDPDSLLNYYRALIRLRNARAALRSTDFRMMDAVTGCPTCMGIWRRADDEVIAMIFNFSGQAHTAALDLTESPAPIGERVEFLLGDSRPLDALAIAPWGALVISWR; encoded by the coding sequence ATGAGACCCTGGGGACGAATCTGGATCGCCTTTGCCATCTGCGCAGTCGCCCTGTGCGCCTGCCCGGCGCCGCCCGCTTCCCCGGCAACGCCACCGACGGCGCCGACGTTAGAGGCGACCTCCCCACCTGCACCCACCTCCGCGCCCTACCCCCAACCCACCGATGCGCCCACTCCAACGCCGCGGCCGACCCGGCCGACGCCCACGCCGGATCGCCGGCCGGTCATCGCGTCGCCGGCCTGGTTCAACGACGCCACGTTGTATCAGGTCTTCCTGCGCAGCTTCTACGATTCCGACGGCGACGGCGTCGGCGATCTACGGGGATTGCAGCAGAAGCTCGACTATATCCAGTCGCTCGGCGTCAATACGATCTGGATGAACCCGCACTATCCATCGCTCACCTATCATGGCTACGACGTCGCCGACTACAAGGCGGTCAATCCCCAATTCGGCACGCTCGACGACTTCAAGGCGCTGGTGGAAGAAATCAAGCGCCGCGACATGCGCCTGATCGTGGACTTCGTCGCCAATCACACCTCGAAGGGACATCCGTTCTTCCGGGATGCTTACGGTAACCCGCAGTCGCCCTACACCAAATGGTTTCTGTTCAAAGATGCGAACAACCTTTCATATAGTTCATTCTTCGGCATCGCCGACCTGCCGGAGTGGAACCACAGCAACCGCGAGGTGAACGCTTATCTGATTGACGCAGCGGAGTTTTGGCTCGATTTGGGCGTGGACGGCCTGCGCGCCGACTACGCGCGCGGCGTCGAGCGCTGGTTTTGGGAGGATTTGCGCAGAGCGGTGAAGGCGAAGAACCCCGATGCGGTGCTGCTCGGTGAAGTATGGGACGGCGAGCCATCTACATTGCAGCGCTACTTCGATGAGGGGTTCGATGCGCTGTTCGACTTCCCCTGGTACCTCCGCCTGTCGGGCGGCGAGAACGCCGTGGGCAAAGGCGTGCTCAACGGCATGGTGGATCCGTTGCTGCTGCAGCAGGCCTATCGCGCCATGCTCAACCTGTATCCGCGCGGCGCGCAGATCGTGCGCTTCCCATCCAACCACGACACCAACCGCGTTGCCTCATCCGTCGAAGGCGACCCGGCGCGTATGCGTCTGGCTGCCGCTGCCTCCATCCTCACGCCCGGCATCCCGATCATCTACTACGGCGAGGAGATCGGCATGCGCGGCGTGAAGGGCCCAGGACCGATCTACGATGAATTTCGCCGCGAGCCGATGGACTGGTATGCCGGCGAAACCGGCCCCGGCATGACGACCTGGTTCAAGCCGGCCAACCGCAACAACCGGCCCAACGACGGCATCTCGGTCGAAGAGCAGGATGGCGATCCCGACTCGCTGTTGAACTACTATCGCGCTCTGATCCGACTGCGCAACGCGCGCGCAGCTTTGCGCAGCACAGACTTTCGCATGATGGACGCAGTGACCGGCTGCCCGACTTGCATGGGCATCTGGCGCCGGGCCGACGACGAAGTGATCGCGATGATCTTCAACTTCAGCGGCCAGGCGCACACGGCTGCGCTCGACCTCACAGAGTCGCCGGCGCCCATCGGCGAGCGCGTCGAGTTCCTGCTGGGCGATTCACGACCGCTCGACGCGCTGGCAATTGCGCCATGGGGCGCGCTCGTGATAAGCTGGCGATGA